A part of Aegilops tauschii subsp. strangulata cultivar AL8/78 chromosome 2, Aet v6.0, whole genome shotgun sequence genomic DNA contains:
- the LOC109767029 gene encoding flotillin-like protein 2, producing the protein MLVAQLTMDEIFTCTKKFKQGVFSSVQKELDQFSLFIYNATVKQLVDVPGHEYFSYLGEKTQQEAASRAQVDNAAKVDAKNKVLSVRQQGEALKEKAKVKAEAKVAEVEAAKAVAIRDAELQMEVKTKNVLCQTDKLKVEQLSKSTVHYDTQVGSRIEHANTLFYRWQKAADTTLYKEMKAAVR; encoded by the exons ATGCTGGTGGCGCAGCTAACCATGGACGAGATTTTCACCTGCACCAAAAAGTTCAAGCAGGGGGTGTTCAGCAGTGTGCAGAAGGAGCTGGACCAATTCAGCCTCTTCATCTACAATGCCACCGTGAAGCAGCTGGTGGACGTGCCGGGGCATGAGTACTTCTCCTACCTCGGCGAGAAGACACAACAGGAGGCAGCGAGCAGGGCCCAGGTGGAT AACGCCGCCAAGGTGGATGCCAAGAACAAGGTGCTCTCTGTGCGGCAGCAGGGCGAGGCGCTCAAGGAGAAGGCCAAGGTCAAGGCGGAG GCCAAGGTCGCCGAGGTTGAGGCCGCCAAGGCTGTCGCCATCCGCGATGCCGAGCTGCAGATGGAGGTTAAGACGAAGAACGTGCTCTGCCAAACTGACAAGCTCAAGGTCGAGCAGCTCAGCAAGTCCACAGTACACTACGACACACAGGTTG GTTCAAGAATCGAACACGCGAACACGCTCTTCTACCGCTGGCAGAAGGCAGCGGATACGACATTGTATAAGGAGATGAAGGCGGCGGTGAGGTGA
- the LOC109767027 gene encoding probable carboxylesterase 18 — MAGAESARPAPPVLPWTVRLQVLALGAACDLSQRRDGTVNRFLFSLVDRQTPARPRPDALGVRSADVVVDAARNLWARVFSPSVGKPEAAPLPVVVYCHGGGFALLSASSAPLDAMCRRFCRELGAVVVSVNYRRAPEHRHPAAYDDCADVLSYLGTAGLPADIGVPVDLSRCFLAGDSAGGNIAHHVAHRWTSSAAVASDNPVRLAGIILLQPYFGGEERTEAELRLEGVGPVVNMRRSDWSWKAFLPEGADRNHPAAHVTGEACPEPELPEEFPPAMVVVGGLDPLQDWQRRYAAMLQRKGKAVQLVEFPDAIHGFYMFPKLPDAGKLVNDVKNFMETATSDH, encoded by the coding sequence ATGGCGGGAGCCGAGAGCGCGCGGCCGGCGCCTCCGGTGCTGCCGTGGACGGTGCGGCTCCAGGTGCTCGCGCTCGGGGCCGCCTGCGACCTCTCGCAGCGCCGCGACGGCACCGTGAACCGCTTCCTCTTCTCGCTCGTCGACCGCCAGACCCCGGCGAGGCCGCGCCCGGACGCGCTCGGCGTCCGCTCCGCCGACGTCGTTGTCGACGCCGCCAGGAACCTCTGGGCGCGCGTCTTCTCCCCGTCCGTGGGTAAACCCGAGGCGGCGCCGCTCCCGGTCGTCGTGTACTGTCACGGTGGCGGTTTTGCGCTGCTCTCCGCGTCGTCCGCGCCCCTGGACGCCATGTGTCGCCGCTTCTGCCGCGAGCTGGGCGCCGTGGTCGTCTCCGTCAACTACCGACGCGCGCCCGAGCACCGTCACCCCGCAGCCTACGATGACTGCGCGGATGTGCTCAGCTACCTTGGCACCGCGGGCCTCCCTGCCGACATCGGCGTCCCGGTCGATCTCTCCCGCTGCTTCCTCGCCGGGGACAGCGCCGGCGGCAACATCGCTCACCACGTGGCCCACCGATGGACCTCctcggccgctgttgcttctgaTAACCCTGTCCGCCTCGCCGGCATCATCCTGCTGCAGCCGTACTTCGGCGGCGAGGAGCGCACGGAAGCAGAGCTGAGGCTGGAGGGCGTGGGGCCGGTGGTGAACATGCGCCGCTCGGATTGGTCCTGGAAGGCgttcctgccggagggggccgaTCGGAACCACCCGGCGGCGCATGTGACCGGTGAGGCGTGTCCGGAGCCCGAGTTGCCGGAGGAGTTCCCGCCGGCGATGGTGGTGGTTGGAGGGCTCGACCCGCTGCAGGACTGGCAGCGGCGGTACGCCGCCATGCTGCAGCGGAAGGGGAAGGCGGTGCAGCTGGTGGAGTTTCCGGACGCCATCCATGGCTTCTACATGTTCCCTAAGCTCCCCGACGCCGGGAAGCTCGTCAACGACGTTAAGAACTTCATGGAAACCGCCACGTCCGACCATTAA
- the LOC109767026 gene encoding probable carboxylesterase 18: MAGDVARKQLQARVGALPWAVRLQLRALEAAVDATQRRDGTVNRFLFSLLVDRQAPANPARPDAGGVRSVDVTVDASTGVRARVYFATGEAGAEADASPRPVIVYFHGGGFTVFSAATRPYDALCRTMCREAGAVVVSVTYRLAPEHRYPAAYDDGEAALRYLAATGLPAEVPVRVDLSRCFLAGDSAGANIAHHVAQRWTAAPATTPPAVHLAGLLLLSAYFGGEDRTESEQALEGVAPIVNLRRSDFWWKAFLPEGADRNHPAAHVTGEAGTEPELPEAFPRAMVVVGGLDPLQDWGRRYAAMLRRKGKEVRVVEFTEAVHAFYFFPALPETGKLVAEIRAFVESVAPNQTT; the protein is encoded by the coding sequence ATGGCCGGCGACGTCGCGCGCAAGCAGCTCCAGGCGCGCGTGGGGGCGTTGCCGTGGGCGGTGCGGCTCCAGCTGCGCGCGCTcgaggccgccgtcgacgccacgCAGCGCCGGGACGGCACCGTCAACCGCTTCCTCTTCTCGCTGCTCGTGGACCGCCAGGCGCCCGCCAACCCCGCGCGCCCGGACGCCGGGGGCGTCCGCTCCGTGGACGTCACCGTCGACGCGTCCACCGGCGTGCGGGCCCGCGTCTACTTCGCGACAGGCGAGGCGGGGGCGGAGGCGGACGCGTCGCCGCGGCCGGTGATCGTGTACTTCCACGGCGGCGGCTTCACGGTGTTCTCCGCGGCCACCCGCCCCTACGACGCGCTCTGCCGCACCATGTGCCGCGAGGCGGGCGCCGTCGTCGTGTCCGTGACCTACCGCCTGGCGCCCGAGCACCGCTACCCCGCGGCCTACGACGACGGGGAGGCCGCCCTCCGGTACCTCGCCGCCACCGGCCTGCCCGCCGAGGTCCCCGTCCGCGTCGACCTCTCCCGCTGCTTCCTCGCCGGCGACAGCGCCGGCGCCAACATCGCGCACCACGTGGCCCAGCGCTGGACTGCGGCACCAGCGACAACGCCTCCAGCCGTCCACCTCGCCGGCCTCCTGCTCCTGTCCGCCTACTTCGGCGGAGAGGACCGGACCGAGTCGGAGCAGGCACTGGAGGGCGTGGCCCCGATCGTCAACCTCCGCCGGTCCGACTTCTGGTGGAAGGCGTTCTTGCCGGAGGGCGCCGACCGGAACCACCCGGCCGCGCACGTGACGGGCGAGGCCGGCACGGAGCCGGAGCTGCCCGAGGCGTTCCCGCGGGCGATGGTGGTCGTCGGCGGGCTCGACCCGCTCCAGGACTGGGGGAGGCGGTACGCCGCCATGCTGCGCCGGAAGGGCAAGGAGGTGCGCGTGGTGGAGTTCACGGAGGCTGTGCACGCCTTCTACTTCTTCCCGGCGCTGCCCGAGACCGGCAAGCTCGTCGCGGAGATCAGGGCGTTCGTGGAGAGCGTGGCGCCGAATCAGACCACGTAG
- the LOC109767028 gene encoding zinc transporter 8 → MKPSAAVMLAAVVALLLVSAVRGEDDCGSPESAARDRARARPLKIAAFFSILICGALGCSLPVLGRHVPALRPDGDVFFLVKAFAAGVILATGFIHILPDAFENLTSDCLPAAGPWKDFPLAGLGAMVGAIGTLVVDTLATGYFTRAHLNKDRAHGSSAAVVDEEKQAAAAAASELARHHDGGEHEGHVHLHTHATHGHTHGSAALVAAVGGAEDEKDTIRHRVISQVLELGIVVHSVIIGISLGASQDPETIKPLVIALSFHQMFEGMGLGGCIVQAKFNARSIVTMILFFCLTTPVGIAIGFGISRVYNENSPTALVVEGSLNSVAAGILVYMALVDLLAEDFMNPKVQSRGKLQLGINVSMLVGAGLMSMLAKWA, encoded by the exons ATGAAGCCGAGCGCCGCTGTCATGCTCGCCGCCGTCGTGGCGCTGCTCCTGGTCTCGGCCGTGCGGGGCGAGGACGACTGCGGGTCGCCGGAGTCGGCGGCGCGCGACCGCGCGCGGGCGAGGCCGCTTAAGATCGCGGCCTTCTTCTCCATCCTGATCTGCGGGGCGCTGGGTTGCTCCCTGCCCGTGCTGGGGCGACACGTGCCCGCGCTCCGGCCCGACGGCGACGTCTTCTTCCTGGTCAAGGCGTTCGCGGCGGGGGTCATCCTCGCCACGGGGTTCATCCACATCCTCCCCGACGCGTTCGAAAATCTCACGTCCGACTGCCTGCCTGCCGCCGGGCCGTGGAAGGACTTCCCGTTGGCCGGGTTGGGAGCCATGGTCGGCGCCATCGGCACGCTCGTCGTCGACACCCTCGCCACGGGGTACTTCACGCGCGCCCACTTGAACAAGGACCGAGCCCACGGCAGCAGCGCCGCCGTGGTGGACGAGGAGAAAcaggctgctgctgccgccgccagCGAGTTAGCGCGCCACCACGACGGCGGGGAGCACGAGGGACATGTTCACTTGCACACGCACGCAACCCATGGCCACACCCACGGGTCGGCGGCGCTCGTTGCGGCCGttggcggcgccgaggacgaaaAGGACACGATCCGGCATCGTGTAATCTCTCAG GTACTCGAGTTGGGTATTGTGGTGCACTCGGTGATCATCGGCATCTCCCTCGGCGCGTCTCAGGACCCGGAAACTATCAAACCTCTCGTCATTGCCTTGAGCTTCCACCAGATGTTCGAGGGAATGGGCCTTGGTGGCTGCATAGTTCAG GCAAAGTTCAACGCTAGGTCCATCGTGACCATGATCCTCTTCTTCTGCCTGACAACGCCGGTGGGCATCGCCATCGGCTTCGGCATATCTCGAGTGTACAACGAGAACAGCCCGACGGCGCTGGTGGTGGAGGGCAGCCTCAACTCTGTGGCAGCGGGGATCCTCGTCTACATGGCCCTCGTCGACCTCCTCGCCGAGGACTTCATGAACCCTAAGGTGCAGAGCAGGGGAAAGCTGCAGCTTGGTATCAACGTCTCCATGCTGGTCGGTGCAGGCCTCATGTCCATGCTCGCCAAATGGGCCTAG